The Narcine bancroftii isolate sNarBan1 chromosome 8, sNarBan1.hap1, whole genome shotgun sequence region acaacttgagaatacaacaatggtatatagaaatgaataaatgtattccattagaaaaaataacatataatttaagaaataacattacaatatttgaacaaatatgggagccatacatgaaacacattagagaaatcctaccatggacttccaccacctaaaaagacagaaggagaagacaacgaaaagaactgattcagtaaaatttcttgtttatttttattaagtgacaacattgtttaatgggtttaatgtaacttatagattgaacttcaaataaatgggaaagggggtgagggagggagggaaggtagggggtaaaaaggggaagggaggggggaaagggggagaaaacgacactatatatttaagaagaaaaatgtctgtatgtatcttggtcaatatggtttatagtgtgaaaaataaaaaatttaaaaaaaaacgtggaggtcccaggacagatcctcagagatgttgacaccctggaatttgaagttccttgcCCTCTccgctgctgaccccttgatgaggactgggtcgtgttcccctgatttccagctcctgaagcccacaatcatctccttggtttttgctgacgttgttgtgacaccacccaATGAGCTGATCCCTCTCCGTCCccaacacttcctcattgccgtctgtgattctgctgacaacagtggtgtcatcagcagatTTGGAGGTGGAAGTGGAATTAttcctggccacacaatcatgggggtggagtgagtagagcagtgggctaagcacgtaaccttgaggtgcacctgtgtcgataatcagtgaggaagagacgttTCCAatctgtactgactgtggtctccgatgaggaagtcaaggatccagttaccggtggtggggggggggggggggtggtgaagaggCCCAGGTTCTGAAGCCTGCTGGCCAGCActgaaaggatgatggtgttaCAGTAAagtagaaaataaataataaatagatGACAAATACTCACTGCAATCCCAATGCAATAAAAGTGTCTTCAATGATGCAGACAGCCCATAACTACACTGGACAACTTCCTGGAAAAACACTTGGGGATAGACAACCTCACACGGAACACACAGATGATTCCAGATTTCCTGCATCACATCGGAAGTtggataaacattaaattaacctttGTTGAATTTATCACGTTTATTCGCCTAAcaacgctgacacattgcattagttcaactgacctaaaaatgtttttgccgctgattttcatttgtactcggcatctgatgcttctcatgccagtgtccaacaatagttggccagcactggcggattccagttgccctgataccacttttccacaaTGGCTGTGACTTGGGGACACCTTTCATCATGTTTGTCACTTACGGCgctgagatcagcagggaaggagtccaagtgcgaatttTCAATGATACGCCGCACTTcacggttttgtctgcttgacgTAGACTTGAAATATGACTGGAAATTGCAAAAATAGGTTTTATCTCAAAAACGGTGTGtgacaggaaaattttaaggtgattttcatgatcagctcaaaatccatcaaATACTCacgaaagtgttcaggaagcaaaatcttcgttatcCAGTGTTACTGCCCCAAGGGGgatgttcaagaacctgatataTGTTGGAAAGGAAGTGTTCATGAAACTGGAGGTCCTGGTCTTTTGGcttctgcccgaagggagcagtgagaagaggttgtgtccagggtgattgggtggggggggggtcctctgtGGTGTTGGCACCTTGCGATGACTCGCCCTGGTAGTTTGGTCCCTGCTAGCTGCATGGTTCCAGTCTGTCGGCGGCTGATGTCCCGGACCTGTCCCACCGACAGCTGCAGAGAGTGGAGACCACTTGTGGTGGCCTAGTGGAGGGAGgatctgggggggtggggtggcagcTGGGACAACCGGGGCGGTGGGGTTGGTCAGCTTGCGAGTCCCATGCTCTCTGCTATTCCCTCCCCTCAGATCTGGTGGGGAAAGCCGGGCCGGAGTCTCCGCCGGCGATGCTGGAAGTGATGCATTCTCTACTCATGGAGAACATTCCCAACCTGCCTCCCGGAGGGGGCCTCACCAGCAAGTAAGCAGTTGTTAAACCCATCCTCCTCTCCCGccccattctccccccaccccccccgacccCTCAACCCTCCTGCCACCCTCAAATCCTATTTCTTCTGCTCCCCAGTTTCCTTTGTCTGcagcccctccttccctcccttctacTGCCCCTCCCCCTGTCATCGAGGCACTCTtttctgccccccgcccccccttagCCCATTGATCCCCAGAAACCCAGTCCCAGCTCAAGTCCACGTCCTGCCTCACTGATAGGATGAGGGAGCCTTCACACTGACAGGCAGACAGGCCCCTAATGCTGATGGCATTATGACCCATGATTGTCCAACCCCCTTCCTGAATGTAGATCTGTCCCATATACCCTATGGACAGTATAACTGCACCAACGTCTACACCTCCCTCTGGCACCTTGTTTTAGATACAGACCACCCTCTAAGTGAAAAGGTGTCCCCTCTGGCCCCCCTTTCGCCTGAAGCCTCTGGTTCTTGAATGTACCCTGGGATTTACTCTATATCCGTGatttcagggaataaagaccaagctgtccctgtaactcaactcctgcaGTCCCAGCGACATTGCCTCTGCTCCCCTTCCAACCTACCAGGTCCCCGTGGCTGTGGATATGAGGGTCGTGAGCTGGCATGAAAACTGCACAGAACCTCATTCCGAATCCTGCTGGATTTAACCCTTCCTACTGTAACCAGCCGCGTTCTTCACCTTGTGTCTTTCCAGGCGGAGCGTCATTGAATCGGTTTACAACCAGCTTGTTCCACAGAAGTCTGACCAGGTAACATCGGGGGGGGAggagcggcatggttagtgttgggAGCGGGCGATGTGgtcagcacggttggcgtagtttACAACGCCGTTACACCGATCGGGACCGGGCTTtggatcccgtgctgtctgtgaggagttgtatgttctccccatgtctgtgtgggatttccctggggggaggggggctccaatttcctcccaccatttgaattgttctgggggttgtaggtgaactgggcagcacggacttgtgggctgggagggcctgttaccatgctgagtaTCTAGATTTAAAACGTAAGCATTGCTCATGAACGCCATGATAAAATTACCCCCATTCCCTCTTTCCACTTTCCTTCTCATTCAACACGTCACCTACAATGTGACCCCCACCTCTCCgctttctgcagggaccgctccctccgtgattccctcaCCCGCTGCCGCGGAGCCAAGTGGGGAGCAGAGTCACATCTCCCACGGGGTCTgactgcccagtc contains the following coding sequences:
- the LOC138740913 gene encoding protein phosphatase 1A-like, whose protein sequence is MSIELVCFENGPRPSAEAKQREADLDAYLEARVKDLVGKAGPESPPAMLEVMHSLLMENIPNLPPGGGLTSKRSVIESVYNQLVPQKSDQDPEDPDATL